Within the Triticum dicoccoides isolate Atlit2015 ecotype Zavitan unplaced genomic scaffold, WEW_v2.0 scaffold31084, whole genome shotgun sequence genome, the region CAAAGCAGCAGCTCTTTGGAGCTAACCATTGCAAGTTTCCATCTCTTAATGGAGCTGGGCAAGGTGAAATGTTCTCTACCCCTTTCTCTCTCTTTCTGCCACCTTCGTGCAAGTTGACATGCCCCTTGTCCCTCCATTTGTCTATCATGGTACTTTTGACAATGGGGAGATAGATTCTGGCCTGCTATGTTAGCCATTCTCATTCATATCCGTTAGCAGAGAAAAGCCACTGATTCGGCAATGTTTCTTTTTGTTGTGTAGCATGACTAATATTCACTTAACTACCCAAGCAGTGCTCCTTTTGTGGTTTAGGGGAGCTCCATTTTATCATTACTATACTACACTGATATACCACTAAACTGTAACATGTAAAAACCTATATGCTGTTAAGTTAGTATATTGTCATTTCATGGCTCATCTCATTTTGTGTGCTTTTGATGTTAACTTGCAGCAATATCCAAGAGTATATTTGACAAATTCTGGTTCCCATCCAACTCTAGTTATAGTTAAAGAGGTAAAGGGTGACATAATGTATTAGATGTTTTTTCAACAAACTATGTACTGTTGTATGTTTTATACTTCTATATTGAATTTAAAAATCTAACATGCATAACTAATTTCCCATTTTCCAGTCATGGTCACCATTTCTCCTTGGCAACAATGTAGCTTCTGGTGAGCTTGGGAGAA harbors:
- the LOC119345832 gene encoding negative regulator of systemic acquired resistance SNI1-like, which gives rise to MYDAVFQIFQSSSSLELTIASFHLLMELGKQYPRVYLTNSGSHPTLVIVKESWSPFLLGNNVASGELGRNTSRSDHLFDSLRFSLLTEAMVEASNDTGANNGLKVNP